The Apium graveolens cultivar Ventura chromosome 10, ASM990537v1, whole genome shotgun sequence nucleotide sequence TGTCGGATTAACTAGGCTTTGTACATTATGCATAAACTATCTCTGTTCTACTGAAAAATAAACTATACGAGCATTAACGATTAATCTTTTTGGCTTTATTTAGGCCATGATAACAAGATTCAATGCCATCTCTTCTAGAAAGCTGTCAAAAGCACTACAAATCCTTGCTTCTGATAAATCAATGGTTGCAATAAGTGATTATGATGCGTTTCACAAGACAGTAAAAAGACATTTATTAACACATATTTTGGGACCAAATGCTCAGGTTTGTGCTGCAAAAGAAATCTCGAAACTATTTATGGCAATCTATATTTTGTATCCTATTGCTACTAGattcaatatttttatatattttaattattaaccTTAAGCAGAAGCGGCATCGCATCCATAGAGATGCTTTAGTTGAAAACATATCAAACCAGTTGCATGCCTTGTTAAAGAATTATCCTCTCAAGGCTATAAATTTCCGAGAACTGTTTGAGTCTGGGCTTTTCGGACTATCAATGAAGCAAGTGAGTTTACTTTACTTACTAATTTATGTATTAGTAATATGACTCATGGAAGCAAGTTAAAGTGACATATAAACATCGACCTGGGATTTGCAGACCTTAGGAGAAGACGTAGACTCTATTTATGTGGCTGAACTTGGAACAACAATGTCAAGAAAAGAGATATTTAAGTGTCTGGTTCATGATCAAATGGAGGGAGCAATCGATGTAGATTGGCGAGACTTCTTCCCATATTTAAGATGGATTCCAAACAAAAGTTTTGAAAACAAAATCACGCAGATGGATATACGCAGGATGGTGGTTATGAAATCCTTGGTTCAGAAGATGAGAAAACAAAGTGCTTCAAAAGAGGTTATTACAATGCCGTTGTTTTATTCCTCGTTATTCATAATAATTTTTACGGCATAATAAACTACATCAAAACAGGGTATGCAGTGTTATCTTGATTACTTGCAATCTGAAGGAAAAACGCTCTCAGAAAAGCAAATCCAGATGTTGCTTTGGGAGGTGATCATTGAAACATCAGACACTACCATGGTTGCAACTGAATGGGCCATATATGAACTTGGTAAAGATTCAAAGAGACAGGTTTGTATACTTTGCACCCTTTGGAATAAGAATTTATCCATGAGACTAACTTTTTGTATACTTCAGGATCGGCTTTATGAGGAGATCAGAAGGGTGTGTGGTTCATCTAAAATCACGGAGGAGAATCTACCTCAGCTTCCTTATCTGTATGCTATCTTCCAAGAGACTCTGAGAGTGCATAGTCCAGTTCCAATAATTCCTTTGCGTTATGTCCATGAGGATACTCAATTAGGAGGCTACTTTGTTCCTTCTGGAAGCGAGGTTCCTTTTTTTCCCTGTAGCTTCATGTTTTATTTCACTCCAAACTTGCTTCTCTTTTTTTACCATAACgtaatattataataattttgtAGATTGCTATAAACATCTATGGGTGTAACATGGACAAGAATGTGTGGGAAAATGCTGAAGAGTGGAATCCTGAGAGATTCATGGAAGGAAAATCTGATACAATGGATTTATACAAGTCAATGGCCTTTGGAGGGGGTAAGAGAGCATGTGCAGGAGCTACTGAGGCAATGACAATCTCTCGCATGACAATCGGTAGACTAGTGCAAGAGTTTGAGTGGAGAGTGACCGATGATCAGGTAGATGATGTCAATACAGTAGGGCTTACATCTCGCAAACTACATCCAATGCTGGCGCTCATAAATCCAAGGAGCTCATTAAATAAAATCGTCACTCGCTACTAAACGTCTATACCGGGcttcaattttattttaatattaaaaatacaAGCTTTAGTTTATTGCAAGTCGATCTCATAATAGTACATGTCTCGTTGGAAGCTAAGTTCATTGTATACAAAGCTTTGGTCTGGTTGACATCATTGCCAGGCTTTCTACTAGTTATTTTTGCACTTTTGGACATATTTTTTTATTGCTCGTGTTTCATATTCCTGCTACAGATTTTACAGAACTAACTGCAGTCATATTTTGGTACTATATCTATCCTCTAACAGCATCAAACTAGACAGTCGACTATCCTGGCATACTATACAAAGTAAAGATAAGCTAATTACAACACCATTTTAATTATTTGATAGTAGCATCTCTCAACTCTTTAATAACTTCTATTACTAAGCAAAACTCCTATTTAAGGGATACACAAATATTAATTTTGATTTTACAAATTTTTGGTAATATCAACTTGTAGCTTCACTTATTATTTAGAGAGAATTGCAGAATGCACCCCTTAATTTTATCCCAACTTCAAAGTTGTATAACTGTTTTGATAAATTGCAGAATGCAACCCTTAACTTTAAGACTCGTTTCACGTTGCACCCCTATTGTAAATTTCGTTGAAATATGACCGTTAACGTTAAGTGTTTGAAGGATAAAGTTGGTATTTAGTATTTGAACGGTAAAAACTATGTGTGTATATATTTTGCTCATGTTTAATCAATTTCTACCCAATGACAGAAATGAAGCAGAGTATAGGAAAGAGAGATGTTGCTCTGGGATCACGCCAGCTGAGCAAATTGTGCACCCTCTCCCCTTGAGTAACCAAGTCCCCGATAACTTGTATCTTGAACCAATACATCTCAGACGATCATATCTCATTTTAAGGACTTCACCTTGCTTTGATGTTGGAAATGTATCAAACCTTTTGTTAATCCCAAACAATGCAGCAAGAAacacagaaggggggttgaatgtaattctgactactttttctgattttaagaatgttcttacttaatatataactgtgtttgattttgcaagaagtgtgaaatgaaaataaaatagaaatcaaaacacaaagtaataaaacacaaagttttaaaactttctggtggatttgaacttatccatcagagatatatataaagatgagaactctgtgatgcttgaatatcacacagctgcttacaagtgaacttacaaaATTACAGAGAAAAGCTTAACAtatacagctttatctatctctctgaaaattatGCTTTCTCAGTTTttttttgttctacttgctacacttgatttatatattaacAAGTTACATGATAGAaagacaagacaataagacaaactgtatatagtctaacttcatgctgctacattactctattcaacatctttgaatatcttcacaattgcatggaaatggtaatgcttttttgttctctaaatcctgcaattaggctgccacattccatttgcaaacacccgacgcatgtgactgtattgtcactgtcaactgttattttgaatattatcatccgtcaggactatgttgattatccgtcgggagccttgttgattaactgccgggagcctttgtagatcatccgtcgggagtcttttggtcacttgattctatttcacttatgcagaattacaagacatcttatatttacaattagccaacctattctacatatgAATCTAGTAGTCaatgtgacgactgagaattttgcgacgtatttaagtcaataaagtatgttttatgtgatgtgattataattatgtgactaagtgctgataaattgtctttactgtatattataatataggagcgtaagtaaaagcgttccaatttaaagagtcagcttatgagttaagctgtgttgtcggaccgtcaggtagaacggaacccgtcctaataaggagttaaagaatataaaatgtgaattatgtgtgattgattgaaatgaatgtgtaaataaagtatttcgtcctaagtgacatgtcggtcgataatgataatgaaaagcgtaatcgaaacgctgagcgtcgggccgtcagactgaacgtgacccggtacgcgtagaaaaggataaagattaaagaaggacaaattctatgatcagatctgagtcgttatgtgatcgtatatgtgtgattgcttgtctgtgtgcatgactatgtgctctgtgacatttttatgaatttaagggaattgtttgatttaaataaaggtttatttaaccttcgtgcatttttataaaatcatctgagtaattgttttgttttcttcgtaataatcctgtagactttctaaaaatgatggacggatttatttggtgatcgttgcattttaaattgatttttatgtgataaagtgttattattagcataaacttgtaaaaatcatataaaatcaaccgtaaactcaaaatcttattatgagtaatggttggaaagctaatttcgagatctacgtgttAAATTTTTTTATTCAAATCAAATTCATCTTTCCGAGAGAAGTATTTGCAGATCAACTCTATTTTCTTTTAAGGATAAAAAGAGAATCAAAATATAGAATAACATAATTACTATATTACCCTCCCTTGGTAATATATAACCACCCCACCTCCTTCTTCTTTCTCTTTTTTCCCGAGCCCCTCCCTTCTTTCTCTCGTTTCttcccccccctctctctctctctcggtacacTCTCTCTCTTCACTCTCTCTCACCTGTTCATTCATTTTCGGGTATAGAACCATGATTGTGTGAGAAATAGTGATATCTACCTGTATACATATATACATGTAGCTATTTTCAAGTTCttgagaaaaatcaaagttgggTTTGGTGGTTTTTGAGTTCGGTTTTCATGAAAACAAAAAGGGGGTTTAATTCTTGATCAATTTAAAGTGAAGATGATGCTTGCATGTGTGTAATCTATGAGAAAACGGTGgttgaaggttggaaacccccCAACGGGGGCACCACCGaaatgccaccgccaccggtgatgaactccggtgaaccggtggtgagctatgatgttaaacACTGAGCTCTAATGTTTAATTAAATATTTTGTGATTGCATGTCGTTTCCTTTGAAAAGTTGAATGGTTTTGTAGTTTACAAGTTGATAAATTGATTTTTGATGGTTGTAATGTTAATCTAGTTTGATGTTAAGAGATTAGTAGGATTAAAGATGCAAAAGTTTAGAAGTTGAGTTTGCATGTGTGTTTTTTTGAGGAAGGCCGAATGGCCCTTACTATTTCTAGAAAATCATGTTGATTTTGTTAAAATGAATGATTTATTGATAGTTTGATTATGAATTGTAAAATAATTAGATGGATTGTGGTTAAAAGTCCAAATTGATGCATGCATGTTGTGATTCTTGGAAATCTCGAATGCTTCTACTTGATTGAATTGGATTAAATGTTAAATTGAGTGATCATCCATGATCTTGTTTGAATTGTGAGTTTAAATGAGTCGTAAGAATGAAATTTAACTAGTTCGGGACGATATACTAGATGCATGTCAAATAAGGGTTTTTCATGTTCGATTCTTGTGGTGATTAAGTGATAAGGCCAAATAGGCCAAATAAATTCAAAGtcaaaaatctgatttttggtaaatgatagaatgattgagtgtttatgTGTGAAAACCTTTGAATATTGCTTGTTGGATTGttattttggttcgaattatggataaaagaaaaagggaattgagttaattgatgttaaaagctataagtgatagctgTGAATGTCATTATGTGTTTGTAcgagttataaatatttgatttggAAAATAGTCAAGGTTTAGCGAGTATATGTAAAGTGATATAAGGCTATGAGTAAAGAATGTGCTATGTGTtgtgtgtatataagctatactcgtatagttcgagtcaaaagTATAGTTGAGCTATCGTATTAAGTaaacgttccgggaacgagagttgagaatctaattaaggttttggttttgattgtagatttggaacgtgagggcattcaggctaggaaagggaaaggtatactaggtggcagtagttcaacctttgtgaaacaggaaagcaaattcaggcaagtaactctcattacttctgaaaatggttatagagaggttattgttcataccatgtagagtatggaattGTTACTTAATAAACCCCTGTTGATGACTTGAGATACCCTGTGTTcgatcttgataaactgttattgatgagcttactgattcaaccctttgataaccTGTCCTTTCTGTccaagttatttattaagccatgaattgttttgaaccctataattatccttgCGAATCCTGTTTAATGACACCTTATTTCCTGATTACCCTATTGGTCCCTAAAAAGATGTTGATCCctctaacttaagtaccttgttatccttgatacagaatccttaagaattgttccttgtttatctttgaatcactccctgaactttgttttcttaaaatttgacttaagaatgagtttcgactcgaaagagtctgaatgatttcatattcttggtaatgataaaatggattttagaaaacctatttgtttttccaaactcaaggttttccaaacaaattcctgatggattggattgggacgtaagaggctagtgggagtagtccagtcatggtaagaggctagcgtggctagtccaacttaaggctgaaattatgccgattggtaccttaaagaccggatggacgttggtacaggctgatcacccgtattataatgaaatggaaagataaaagtgatccaatcaaggtttctaattgattatttaaaagggaactgaaactttttgttcagtaaattgattcttgaaaatgaaaatggtttatattgttttgaaaagagttgattgtgttgatgtgaagcttaaagctcgagaaccctgattttaatctgttgatcataaaATTTGATTCCATATAagtgaaatactgttgctttcctctttctgaaagatctattctgatcctttaatgatttatgatgaatgtcggctttcgttctacattgagccttgttccttgaaagccccacattatccttcataACCTTTCCTTGACCctaaagctggaaatctgccacctagaacaaaaaaaatagaatgccctgagtttggtaaagtatattgtgaagtgatatcgtagaactgctttatagttacttgctgagttttatactcatatgttttgttataatctaaccatggcagttaagcaagaagatggccaggcttaggcgcactgctcgtaagagcgtacctggtggtccctatcgtgttgagggcttccggttgccagagcaggtagtggtatttttgagtgagcacacgcctagaaggaaatctgtaaagatacaatgggttatctgtcggttctcagccggaatcgatattgtttacttaataatattttggggttgtaagttatattttatgattggtagttgtaatcttgtctcatactttatcatgttgatcatgttagtagttaatcggggtttatgcttatttaattattagattagaggtgggtgagtcctcattttctaaccccaagattgagggcgtcacaagttggtatcagagctacatgatctagtccctgagacaagttaggaataaaaagggtattttgggtatatatctatatcgcgagagagttcgactcatatagagttgagttagactattaggtatagtctaaggaaagtgtgtaTCAGTTagagtggaaactagagttagggtgtgagttagctggaagctttatttaaccctaatattgtttcttggttgctgttttgtgttttctctcaggatcccagtagtggtagtgactcagattcagagattagtttgactggtaccccagtggaccccatttcaccctctccagaggagcctgtgtatgttagttaaGACCCAGAGGAAGACCCTttt carries:
- the LOC141692820 gene encoding ent-kaurene oxidase-like; protein product: MDIIVYFLSTPIGTALVVGGLILLFLKKFVDHKGKSLSNLPPLPVVPGLPLVGNLLQLKEKKPHKTFTKWAETYGPVYSIRTGSNTLVVLNSNDVVKEAMITRFNAISSRKLSKALQILASDKSMVAISDYDAFHKTVKRHLLTHILGPNAQKRHRIHRDALVENISNQLHALLKNYPLKAINFRELFESGLFGLSMKQTLGEDVDSIYVAELGTTMSRKEIFKCLVHDQMEGAIDVDWRDFFPYLRWIPNKSFENKITQMDIRRMVVMKSLVQKMRKQSASKEGMQCYLDYLQSEGKTLSEKQIQMLLWEVIIETSDTTMVATEWAIYELGKDSKRQDRLYEEIRRVCGSSKITEENLPQLPYLYAIFQETLRVHSPVPIIPLRYVHEDTQLGGYFVPSGSEIAINIYGCNMDKNVWENAEEWNPERFMEGKSDTMDLYKSMAFGGGKRACAGATEAMTISRMTIGRLVQEFEWRVTDDQVDDVNTVGLTSRKLHPMLALINPRSSLNKIVTRY